Genomic segment of Nodosilinea sp. FACHB-141:
TGCTCGGGGTCAAGGGTTTGGTAGGCAATATCAAGACCGCCGGTTCTAAAGGTGTTGTAGAGGTTGGCGGGGCTGGTAAAGATCTGAATGTCGATGCCCTGGTTGGCAGGGGCGTCGCCCCAGTAGTCGGGGTTGACGTCGAGCTTGATTGAGTCGCTGGTGAAGCCCGACAGCTTGTAGGGGCCGGTGCCGACAAAGCTATCGGGCTTAAAGCTGCCGGTGCCAATCTCGTAGCTCTCGGGCGAGATCGGGGTGACGCCCGAGAAGCTCAGCAGGGCAGGGAATGCCGCAAAGGGGGTTTTGAGGGTCAGGGTAAGCTCGTAGTCCCCCGTGGCTTCGGCGGTGGCAATTTTGTCAGACAGCAGGTAAGCGGGGCGACCGCCATTTTCCATAAACCGCTGGATGGAAAAGGCCATCACCTCGGCATTGAACGGGGTGCCATCGTGGAGGGTGACATTGTCCCGCAGGGGAATGGTGTAGGTCAGGCCGTCATCGCTGACAGTGGGTAGCTCGGTAGCGAGCTGGGGCACCAGGTTGGTGGTGCCAGGCTCGTAGGTGTAGAGGCGATCGCCCAAGTTATAGAGCAAAATGCCGGGAAAGGTTTCGTAGGCGTCGGCGGGGTCGAGGGTGCGGGCGGTGAGGGTGGTGCCAATGGTAACGCGGCCATCGCTATCACCAGCAGGGGCATCGGCAGCGGGTTGATCGTTGCCGGCGCAGCCTAGGGCGATCGCAAATACCAGCCCAAACAGTCCCATAAACTGCACCACCCGCCGCCAAGGCTGCCGTGCCCAAATTCTGTTGCCTTTACCCATCCACGACACCAAAGAGTTCATCAGGTTTTATCTAGCTAACTGGCCAACACTGGGATAGTTGTATCACCCTTTGGGGACTAGG
This window contains:
- a CDS encoding ABC transporter substrate-binding protein; the protein is MNSLVSWMGKGNRIWARQPWRRVVQFMGLFGLVFAIALGCAGNDQPAADAPAGDSDGRVTIGTTLTARTLDPADAYETFPGILLYNLGDRLYTYEPGTTNLVPQLATELPTVSDDGLTYTIPLRDNVTLHDGTPFNAEVMAFSIQRFMENGGRPAYLLSDKIATAEATGDYELTLTLKTPFAAFPALLSFSGVTPISPESYEIGTGSFKPDSFVGTGPYKLSGFTSDSIKLDVNPDYWGDAPANQGIDIQIFTSPANLYNTFRTGGLDIAYQTLDPEQVAALEREEGSGGWQVIEAGTNVINYMALNQKITPLNDVKVRQAIAAMIDRPLLNERVFQGQAEPLYSLIPASFDIAKPVFKDAYGDGDFDKAKTLLTEAGFSEAKPLTLEIWYPSASTTRSIVANTLKESIEAGLPGLVTVSVQNTEGATLWENVGKGIYPIVLANWYPDYYDPDTFIQPFMSCEKGSNNLCEEGPSQANGSFYYSPEANQLVAKQQAEQDPDARQQAIADLQQMMVDDVPYVPLWQNKDYVFAQDGIEGVAVEPTQQFLLWQISRG